A portion of the Bacillus thuringiensis genome contains these proteins:
- the speG gene encoding spermidine N1-acetyltransferase, with translation MNQELKLRPLEREDLKFVHELNNNAHIMSYWFEEPYEAFVELQDLYDKHIHDQSERRFIVEKDNEMVGLVELVEIDYIHRRTEFQIIIDPNYQGYGYAVEATRLAMDYAFAVLNMHKIYLVVDKENEKAVHVYKKVGFIVEGELIDEFFVDGNYHNAIRMCMFQKQYFENK, from the coding sequence ATGAATCAGGAATTGAAGTTACGTCCATTAGAACGAGAAGATTTAAAGTTCGTACACGAACTGAATAATAATGCGCATATTATGTCGTATTGGTTTGAAGAGCCATATGAGGCATTTGTGGAGCTACAAGACTTATACGATAAACATATACATGATCAAAGCGAACGCCGATTTATCGTTGAGAAAGACAATGAAATGGTTGGATTAGTTGAGTTAGTAGAAATCGATTATATTCATCGTAGAACAGAATTCCAAATTATTATTGATCCGAATTATCAAGGATATGGTTATGCAGTAGAGGCGACGCGTTTAGCAATGGATTATGCTTTCGCTGTATTAAATATGCATAAGATATATTTAGTTGTGGATAAGGAAAATGAAAAAGCAGTACATGTTTATAAAAAGGTTGGATTTATTGTAGAAGGTGAACTTATCGATGAGTTTTTCGTTGATGGTAACTATCATAATGCGATAAGAATGTGTATGTTTCAGAAGCAATATTTTGAAAACAAGTAG